The Microbacterium forte sequence GCATCGACACTCACAACGAATCGCGCGTCTCGACCCAGGAGCTGTTCTCCGTCTCGGGTCTGAAAGACAAGGAGCACACGATCAAGATCGTGAAGACGTCGGGAGACGTGCTGCGCACGGACGTGTTCCGGTACACGGTCAAGAAGGTCGGCTGATCACTGCCGGGGCGGGCCTCGCGCCCGCCCCGGCAGCACCCGTGCGCCTCGCGGATGTCCGCGTCCGGGTGCATACTCTGCGGCATGGAGATCACACTCGCACAGCCCGCGGGACTCGTCGTGAGCCCCGCATTCAGTCATGTCGCCGTCGTCCCCCCAGGGGCCACGACGATCCACATCGGCGGCCAGAACGGCGTCGACGAGACCGGCGCGCTCGTCTCGGCGGATGCCGCCGAGCAGTCGCTCCGAGCGGTTCAGAACGCCCGCATCGCCCTCGAGTCAGCGGGCGCGAGCCTCGACGACGTCATCAGCTGGACCATCTATATCCATCAGGATGCTGATCTGCGCGCTGCCTACGGCGCCGTCGCATCCACGCTCGCGCGCGACGGCGCCCCTCCCCTGGTGACCGCAGCCCTGGTGGCCGGTCTCGGCGTCCCCGGAGCAGTGATCGAGGTGAGCGCGATCGCCGCTGTCATCCGCGAATGACCTGACCCGGCGTCAGCTGTTCAGATTCTGCCCCGCACCGGCGTCCGCTCGGCCGAGTCGCCGCCGTCCGGCATGGCCATCTCGGCGCGAACACCGAGCAGTCGCACCTCACGGTCGCGATCGAGCGTGTCACCGAGAGCGAGAGCCGCATCGACGACCTCGGCCCGCTCGGTCGTCGGCTCTGACAGCTTGCGACCGAAGGTCTTCGTCTCGAACGGTGCGTAACGCACCTTGAGGTGCACGCGGACGACCGCGCGCCCCTCGGAGGCGCAGTCGTCGAAGGCCTGCCCGGCCAGATCGACCAGCGCCGAGCGCACCTCCGCGGGCGTCGTGAGGTTCTGCTGGAAGGTCGTCTCACGGCTGTGGCTGCGTGCCACCCAGGGGGTGCTGTCGACCACAGCAGGTCCGAGACCCGACCCCAGACCGTGATACCAGACGCCCATCCGGGGACCGAACTCCGCGGTGAGCTGGCCCTCATCGGCCTCAGCCAGCTCACGGACGGTCGTGATGCCGTGGGCTGCGAGCCTCTTCTGCACCTTCGGCCCCACACCCCAGAGCCCCCGCGTGGGCTTGTCACCCATCACCTCGAACCAGTTGTCGGCGGTGAGCCGGAACACTCCTCGGGGCTTGCCGAACTCGGTGGCGATCTTGGCGCGCACCTTGTTGTCTCCGATACCGACCGAGCAGTGCAGCCCGGTCGCCTCGAGCACCGCGCTCTGAGCGAGGCGCGCGATCCCCTCAGGATCATCGGTCGTGACGCCGAGGAAGCACTCGTCCCAGCCGATGACCTCGAGCACCACCCCTGGCAGCGCGCGCAGCGTCGACATCACCTCCGTCGACGCCGACTCGTAGGCGTCGTGATCCACCGGCAGGAAGACAGCGTTCTCGGGCGCCTTGCGCGCCGCGATCTTCAACGGCATCCCGGATCCGATGCCGAACTCGCGCGCCTCGTACGACGCCGTCGACACGACGGCTCGCTCCGTGGGATCCCCCCTGCCGCCGACGATCACAGGGAGCCCCGCGAGCTCGGGTCTGCGCAGCACCTCGACCGCAGCGATGAACTGGTCCATGTCCACGTGCAGAACCCAGTCGCTCATGCATCGAGTGTGGCCCGTGTCACTCGGGAAGTCACCCCTCGCACACGATCAGCGCGCGGTGCTCAGCTGATCGAGATGCCGATCGCCGTCGCGATCACGGCGAGCAGCGGCAGAGTGCCCTGCATCGCGGCCGCCCGCAGCTTGGTGCGGTCGGAGAGCACGAGCACCAGTGCCGCGGCGAGCATCATCCCCGTGCCGGCGAAGACCAGAGTCAGCCCGATCGTCGTGAGGCCGATGATCACGAAGCCGACGCCGAGCAGCGCGGTCAGCGCCAGGAAGAGGTTGTAGAAGCCCTGATTGAAGGC is a genomic window containing:
- a CDS encoding RidA family protein encodes the protein MEITLAQPAGLVVSPAFSHVAVVPPGATTIHIGGQNGVDETGALVSADAAEQSLRAVQNARIALESAGASLDDVISWTIYIHQDADLRAAYGAVASTLARDGAPPLVTAALVAGLGVPGAVIEVSAIAAVIRE
- a CDS encoding DNA polymerase IV, which gives rise to MSDWVLHVDMDQFIAAVEVLRRPELAGLPVIVGGRGDPTERAVVSTASYEAREFGIGSGMPLKIAARKAPENAVFLPVDHDAYESASTEVMSTLRALPGVVLEVIGWDECFLGVTTDDPEGIARLAQSAVLEATGLHCSVGIGDNKVRAKIATEFGKPRGVFRLTADNWFEVMGDKPTRGLWGVGPKVQKRLAAHGITTVRELAEADEGQLTAEFGPRMGVWYHGLGSGLGPAVVDSTPWVARSHSRETTFQQNLTTPAEVRSALVDLAGQAFDDCASEGRAVVRVHLKVRYAPFETKTFGRKLSEPTTERAEVVDAALALGDTLDRDREVRLLGVRAEMAMPDGGDSAERTPVRGRI
- a CDS encoding DUF1304 domain-containing protein, with the protein product MLIVGLVLAAAAAAFHVFIFALESLKWTEPETRKIFGVASEADAVTMKALAFNQGFYNLFLALTALLGVGFVIIGLTTIGLTLVFAGTGMMLAAALVLVLSDRTKLRAAAMQGTLPLLAVIATAIGISIS